A genomic region of Pseudomonas sp. MPC6 contains the following coding sequences:
- a CDS encoding LysR substrate-binding domain-containing protein, which translates to MNLRQLEAFRAVILGQTVTRAAEMLHISQPAATRLIASLEEDIGFSLFDRIKGRLQPTAEAMTLYQEVQRSLLGVERIARTAQDIRSLKRGSLHIASAPAMGLSFLPRAIAAFMAEHEHVQISLVVHSSREVVDLVVGQRCDLGIIVLPNTYPSPRAEKLLATRMLCALPANHRLQGKATIHPEDLQGEAFISYPQSIGSRQHIDSIFAAYGVERELRLETQLSLPMCTFVEQGLGVALVDAISAVEYRGNGVVFRAFEPAIEMDFSLLLPVQGPTSKLQTRFFEHMQHFIAHQVPAEYRF; encoded by the coding sequence ATGAATCTTCGTCAGCTGGAGGCCTTTCGCGCGGTCATCCTCGGCCAGACCGTCACCCGTGCCGCCGAGATGCTGCACATCTCGCAGCCGGCCGCGACGCGACTGATTGCCAGCCTCGAGGAGGACATCGGTTTCAGTTTGTTCGACCGGATCAAGGGGCGGCTGCAACCGACCGCCGAAGCCATGACGCTGTACCAGGAAGTCCAACGCTCGTTGCTCGGGGTCGAACGCATTGCCCGCACGGCGCAGGACATCCGCAGCCTTAAACGCGGTTCACTGCACATCGCCAGCGCCCCGGCCATGGGGCTTTCATTCCTGCCGCGCGCCATCGCCGCGTTCATGGCCGAGCATGAGCACGTGCAGATTTCGCTGGTGGTGCATTCCTCGCGCGAGGTCGTGGACCTGGTGGTCGGCCAGCGCTGCGACCTGGGCATCATCGTCCTGCCCAATACCTACCCCAGCCCGCGCGCCGAAAAACTCCTGGCCACCCGCATGCTCTGCGCCCTGCCGGCCAACCATCGCTTGCAGGGCAAGGCCACGATCCATCCCGAGGACCTGCAAGGCGAGGCGTTCATTTCCTACCCGCAATCCATCGGCTCGCGCCAACACATTGACTCGATATTTGCCGCGTATGGGGTCGAGCGCGAACTGCGCCTGGAAACCCAACTGTCGCTGCCCATGTGCACCTTTGTCGAACAAGGGCTGGGGGTCGCGCTGGTCGACGCCATCAGCGCGGTCGAATACCGCGGCAATGGCGTGGTGTTCAGGGCGTTCGAGCCGGCGATCGAAATGGATTTCAGCCTGCTGCTGCCGGTGCAGGGGCCGACGTCGAAACTGCAGACGCGCTTTTTCGAACACATGCAGCACTTCATCGCCCATCAGGTCCCAGCCGAGTATCGGTTCTGA
- a CDS encoding metallophosphoesterase, translating to MSETREVQRFAANPVGRDLAVGDIHGHFARLQIALEAAAFNPAIDRLFSVGDLVDRGPQTLDVDQWLLRKPWFHAARGNHEQMTIDSHAAGRASAERGLHFANGGAWFYSLSGVEQAYYAAILADLPLVMEVETTQGLIGIVHADIPRGSWQAMTEALSASAIEAEQIATTLQWSRRRITDSDPGGVSGARAVVVGHTPLPEPVILGNVYHIDTGGWLPERGHFTLLNLQTLEFIPATRPGLSRHW from the coding sequence ATGTCCGAAACCCGAGAAGTGCAGCGCTTCGCCGCCAACCCTGTCGGTCGCGACCTGGCCGTGGGTGACATTCACGGCCACTTCGCCCGGTTGCAGATTGCACTGGAAGCGGCCGCATTCAACCCTGCCATCGACCGCCTGTTCAGCGTGGGCGATCTGGTCGACCGCGGGCCGCAAACACTGGACGTCGATCAATGGCTGCTGCGCAAACCCTGGTTCCATGCAGCGCGGGGCAACCACGAGCAAATGACCATCGATTCCCACGCCGCCGGCCGCGCCAGCGCCGAACGCGGCCTGCACTTTGCCAATGGTGGCGCCTGGTTCTACAGCCTGTCGGGCGTCGAGCAAGCCTATTACGCGGCCATCCTCGCCGACTTGCCGTTGGTGATGGAGGTCGAGACCACGCAAGGCCTGATCGGCATCGTGCACGCGGATATTCCACGGGGCAGCTGGCAAGCCATGACTGAAGCGCTCTCGGCCTCAGCGATCGAGGCCGAACAGATCGCCACGACCCTGCAGTGGTCACGCCGACGCATCACCGACAGCGACCCCGGCGGCGTGTCGGGTGCGCGCGCGGTGGTGGTGGGGCATACACCCCTGCCCGAGCCGGTCATCCTGGGCAATGTCTACCACATCGACACCGGCGGCTGGCTGCCGGAACGCGGTCACTTCACCCTGCTGAACCTGCAAACGCTCGAATTCATCCCTGCGACACGGCCAGGCCTCAGCCGGCACTGGTAA
- a CDS encoding serine protease, whose amino-acid sequence MIKIMACLLMGALTAGCNGIVKPEFSGPINDSYFLVFSGFPLAYVYMASAVQWNEDYAVTARHTPLIPNVKYSCSTGCDLVFFLHKANGRFPSWRAPRVGERITAVGGSPYLITTTGKGKVYPTPFINTDEHSGDLYGIHDAPLIKGMSGGPVVASDGSVVGINIGFYSTTLNDVSAHPGVNTAERMSIFVPYSIVLREWGLLQAKLDNPNGSQYVTK is encoded by the coding sequence ATGATCAAGATCATGGCGTGCTTGCTAATGGGAGCTCTTACTGCAGGATGCAACGGCATCGTTAAACCCGAATTTTCGGGCCCTATCAACGATTCATACTTTCTGGTTTTCTCCGGCTTTCCTCTGGCGTATGTGTATATGGCTTCAGCGGTGCAATGGAACGAGGACTACGCCGTCACCGCCCGCCATACGCCATTGATCCCCAACGTGAAGTACAGCTGCAGCACAGGTTGCGACCTGGTGTTCTTCCTGCACAAGGCTAATGGCCGCTTCCCGTCCTGGCGCGCGCCGCGTGTGGGCGAGCGCATCACGGCCGTGGGGGGCAGCCCTTATCTGATTACCACCACCGGCAAGGGCAAAGTGTATCCAACGCCTTTCATCAATACCGATGAACACAGCGGCGATCTGTACGGTATCCATGATGCCCCGTTGATCAAGGGCATGTCGGGTGGGCCGGTCGTTGCCAGCGACGGCAGTGTGGTCGGCATCAATATCGGTTTCTATTCCACTACATTGAACGATGTGAGCGCGCACCCCGGGGTCAATACCGCCGAGAGGATGAGTATCTTTGTGCCTTACTCGATCGTTCTGCGCGAGTGGGGGTTGTTGCAGGCGAAGCTTGATAATCCAAACGGCTCGCAATATGTCACGAAGTAG
- a CDS encoding YbdD/YjiX family protein, whose product MFNDLSRLGKYLGQAARLMVGMPDYDNYVEHMQSKHPDKPVMSYEIFFRERQEARYGSKSGPKCC is encoded by the coding sequence ATGTTCAATGACCTGAGTCGCCTGGGTAAATACCTCGGTCAGGCCGCGCGCCTGATGGTCGGCATGCCCGACTACGACAACTACGTGGAGCATATGCAGAGCAAACACCCGGACAAACCGGTGATGAGCTACGAAATATTTTTCCGCGAACGTCAGGAAGCCCGTTACGGGAGCAAGAGCGGTCCGAAGTGTTGTTGA
- a CDS encoding carbon starvation CstA family protein yields MPRLAKHLAWFAVAVLGAFALSVVALRRGEAINALWIVVAAVAIYLVAYRYYSLFIANKVMQLDPNRATPAVLNNDGLDFVPTNKHVLFGHHFAAIAGAGPLVGPVLAAQMGYLPGTLWLIAGVVLAGAVQDFMVLFLSTRRNGRSLGDMVREEMGRIPGTIALFGCFLIMIIILAVLALIVVKALAESPWGMFTVMATIPIAMFMGIYMRYIRPGRIGEISVIGVALLLGSIWLGGQIAADPVWAKAFSFTGVQITWMLIGYGFVAAVLPVWLILAPRDYLSTFLKIGTIVALAIGILVTMPELKMPALTQFIDGTGPVWKGGLFPFLFITIACGAVSGFHALIASGTTPKLLASEGHARYIGYGGMLMESFVAIMAMVAASVIEPGVYFAMNSPAAIVGSDAVTVAQTVSSWGFAITPEALQAVAKDIGETTILARAGGAPTLAVGIAQILHSVLPGENTMAFWYHFAILFEALFILTAVDAGTRAGRFMLQDLLGSFVPALKRTESWTANLIATAGCVAMWGWLLYQGVIDPLGGINTLWPLFGISNQMLAGIALMLATVVLIKMKRQRYVWVTMLPAVWLLICTTTAGFIKLFDANPAIGFLALAKKYSDALANGQVLAPAKNIDQMQHVIYNAYTNATLTALFLLVVFSILFFALKVGIAAWGTKERTDKEAPFQALPDA; encoded by the coding sequence ATGCCCCGTCTGGCTAAACACCTCGCCTGGTTTGCCGTGGCTGTCCTGGGAGCGTTCGCGCTGAGTGTCGTGGCCCTGCGCCGCGGCGAAGCCATCAACGCCCTGTGGATCGTCGTCGCTGCAGTCGCTATCTACCTCGTCGCATACCGTTACTACAGCCTGTTCATCGCCAATAAAGTGATGCAGCTCGACCCCAATCGCGCTACGCCCGCCGTGCTCAACAATGACGGCCTGGACTTCGTGCCGACCAACAAACACGTGCTCTTCGGTCACCACTTCGCGGCGATTGCCGGCGCGGGCCCTCTGGTCGGTCCGGTTTTGGCGGCGCAGATGGGCTACCTGCCCGGTACGCTGTGGCTGATCGCCGGGGTGGTGCTGGCTGGTGCGGTGCAGGACTTCATGGTCCTGTTCCTGTCCACCCGCCGCAACGGTCGTTCCCTGGGCGACATGGTCCGCGAAGAAATGGGCCGCATCCCCGGCACCATCGCTTTGTTCGGCTGCTTCCTGATCATGATCATCATCCTCGCGGTGCTGGCGCTGATCGTGGTCAAGGCCCTGGCCGAAAGCCCGTGGGGCATGTTCACGGTGATGGCGACCATCCCGATCGCGATGTTCATGGGCATCTACATGCGCTACATCCGTCCGGGCCGCATCGGTGAAATTTCGGTGATCGGCGTGGCGCTACTGCTCGGTTCGATCTGGCTGGGTGGGCAGATTGCCGCCGATCCGGTCTGGGCCAAGGCGTTCAGCTTCACCGGCGTGCAGATCACCTGGATGTTGATCGGCTACGGTTTCGTTGCGGCGGTGTTGCCGGTGTGGCTGATCCTGGCGCCGCGTGACTACCTGTCGACCTTCCTCAAGATCGGCACCATCGTCGCCCTGGCGATCGGCATCCTGGTCACCATGCCCGAGCTGAAAATGCCGGCATTGACCCAGTTCATCGACGGCACCGGGCCGGTGTGGAAGGGCGGTCTGTTCCCGTTCCTGTTCATCACCATTGCCTGCGGCGCGGTCTCGGGTTTCCATGCGCTGATCGCTTCGGGCACCACGCCCAAGTTGCTGGCCAGCGAAGGCCATGCCCGTTACATCGGGTACGGCGGCATGCTGATGGAGTCCTTTGTGGCGATCATGGCGATGGTGGCCGCTTCGGTGATCGAGCCGGGTGTGTACTTCGCCATGAACAGCCCGGCAGCGATCGTTGGCTCCGATGCCGTTACGGTGGCGCAGACCGTCAGCAGCTGGGGTTTTGCGATTACTCCGGAAGCGCTGCAAGCGGTGGCCAAGGACATCGGTGAAACCACCATCCTGGCCCGTGCCGGCGGTGCGCCGACCCTGGCGGTCGGGATCGCGCAGATCCTGCACAGTGTCCTGCCGGGTGAAAACACCATGGCGTTCTGGTACCACTTTGCGATCCTGTTCGAAGCGCTGTTCATCCTCACCGCGGTCGACGCCGGCACCCGTGCCGGACGCTTCATGCTCCAGGATTTGCTCGGCTCCTTCGTGCCGGCGCTGAAACGCACCGAGTCCTGGACCGCCAACCTGATCGCCACCGCCGGTTGCGTGGCCATGTGGGGTTGGTTGCTGTATCAGGGCGTGATCGATCCGCTGGGCGGCATCAACACCTTGTGGCCGCTGTTCGGTATCTCCAACCAGATGCTGGCCGGGATCGCACTGATGCTGGCGACGGTGGTGCTGATCAAGATGAAGCGTCAACGTTACGTCTGGGTCACCATGCTGCCTGCGGTCTGGCTGCTGATCTGCACCACCACCGCCGGTTTCATCAAGCTGTTCGACGCCAACCCGGCGATCGGTTTCCTCGCGCTGGCGAAGAAATACAGCGATGCCCTGGCCAACGGCCAGGTGCTGGCACCGGCCAAGAACATCGACCAGATGCAGCACGTGATCTACAACGCCTACACCAACGCCACGCTGACGGCGCTGTTCCTGTTGGTGGTGTTCAGCATCCTGTTCTTTGCACTCAAGGTCGGCATTGCCGCCTGGGGCACCAAGGAACGTACGGATAAAGAAGCACCGTTCCAGGCCCTGCCGGATGCTTGA
- a CDS encoding cache domain-containing protein — MQLKHKIVALGILPLVLAIAVICALVISLNRQLGDQQAQLIEDSILASKRAELKNYVEMAQSLIEPLYDDGHGDARAQQQVLEELRKLSFGVNGYFFVYDREGRSLMHARQSDLVGKDLWDMKDPHGLPVIQALLNSAQSGEGFQRYAWNKPSSGQVTDKLAYVVMLDRWGWMLGTGIYLEDVERATQQARDEVAMGIRKTMLAIAAVALVAVLLVFASGMTLNVSEHRLADKKLQRLTQRIVSLQEEERSRVSRELHDGISQVLVSIKFQFELASHVLENGQDADKGVGILREATQRLGDAIGEVRSLSHDLRSSLLDTLGLPAAIGQLAAEFEQRSGLVVTYDDNEFACDLVDGAAVSLFRIVQEGLTNIERHARARNVSITLHGSEDGVRLTVVDDGIGFNVAQVERRHAGIGLRNIRERVEHFGGQFALTSMPGRSELDVLLPMKMPGTQR, encoded by the coding sequence ATGCAGCTCAAACACAAAATCGTCGCGCTCGGTATCCTGCCGCTGGTCCTGGCGATCGCCGTCATCTGCGCCCTGGTCATCTCCCTGAACCGCCAACTGGGCGATCAACAGGCGCAACTGATCGAAGACAGCATCCTGGCCAGCAAGCGCGCCGAACTGAAAAACTACGTCGAAATGGCGCAGAGCCTGATCGAGCCGCTGTACGACGACGGCCACGGTGACGCGCGCGCCCAGCAGCAAGTGCTGGAAGAGCTGCGCAAGCTCAGCTTCGGCGTCAACGGCTATTTCTTCGTCTACGACCGCGAAGGTCGCAGCCTGATGCACGCGCGCCAGTCCGATCTGGTCGGCAAAGACCTGTGGGACATGAAAGACCCCCACGGCCTGCCGGTGATCCAGGCGTTGCTCAACAGTGCGCAATCGGGCGAAGGCTTCCAGCGCTACGCCTGGAACAAACCCTCCTCCGGCCAGGTCACCGACAAGCTCGCCTACGTGGTCATGCTCGATCGCTGGGGCTGGATGCTCGGCACCGGCATCTACCTGGAAGACGTCGAACGCGCCACCCAGCAGGCCCGTGACGAAGTGGCCATGGGCATCCGCAAGACCATGCTGGCCATTGCCGCCGTGGCCCTGGTGGCGGTGCTGTTGGTGTTCGCCAGCGGCATGACCCTCAACGTCAGCGAGCACCGACTGGCCGACAAGAAACTGCAGCGCCTGACCCAGCGCATCGTCAGCCTGCAGGAAGAAGAGCGATCCCGGGTGTCCCGTGAACTGCACGACGGCATCAGCCAGGTCCTGGTCTCCATCAAGTTCCAGTTCGAACTGGCCAGCCATGTGCTGGAGAATGGCCAGGATGCCGACAAGGGCGTGGGTATTTTAAGAGAAGCCACGCAACGCTTGGGGGATGCAATTGGCGAGGTTCGCAGCCTGTCCCACGACCTGCGCTCATCCTTGCTCGACACCCTGGGCCTGCCCGCAGCCATCGGCCAACTGGCCGCCGAATTCGAGCAGCGCAGCGGCCTGGTGGTGACCTACGACGACAACGAATTCGCCTGCGACCTGGTCGACGGCGCCGCCGTCTCGCTGTTTCGCATCGTCCAGGAAGGCCTGACCAACATCGAACGCCACGCCCGGGCCCGCAACGTTTCCATTACCCTGCACGGCTCTGAAGACGGCGTGCGCCTGACGGTGGTCGATGACGGCATCGGCTTCAACGTCGCCCAGGTCGAACGTCGCCACGCCGGCATCGGCCTGCGTAATATCCGCGAACGCGTCGAACATTTCGGCGGCCAGTTCGCCCTGACCTCGATGCCGGGAAGAAGTGAACTGGACGTCCTGCTGCCGATGAAAATGCCCGGCACCCAACGCTGA
- a CDS encoding response regulator transcription factor, with translation MNLPYPIRVALVDDHSLVRDGIKALLAVMAPLEVVGEAENGADAIEMVGRCQPDLLLVDISLKDMNGLELTRVLRGQYPALKVLMLSMYDNNEYVSESVRAGASGYVLKNSPSREIIAAIEAIASGGTFYSAEIAQRLIADKSADNELTPRESQVLYKMVQGLNNKEMARELDISVRTVETHRLSIRRKLNIDKPAALVKYAIDHGIISR, from the coding sequence ATGAACCTGCCCTACCCGATCCGCGTCGCCCTGGTCGACGATCACTCCCTGGTCCGCGACGGGATCAAGGCGCTGCTGGCGGTGATGGCGCCCCTGGAAGTGGTGGGCGAAGCCGAGAACGGCGCGGACGCGATCGAAATGGTCGGCCGCTGCCAGCCGGACCTGCTGCTGGTCGACATCAGCCTCAAGGACATGAACGGGCTGGAACTGACCCGGGTGCTGCGCGGCCAGTACCCGGCACTCAAAGTGCTGATGCTGAGCATGTACGACAATAACGAATACGTGAGCGAGTCCGTGCGCGCCGGGGCCAGCGGCTATGTGCTGAAGAACTCGCCGTCCCGGGAAATCATCGCGGCAATCGAAGCCATCGCCAGCGGCGGTACCTTCTACAGCGCCGAAATAGCCCAGCGGCTGATTGCCGACAAAAGCGCCGACAACGAACTGACGCCCCGTGAGAGCCAGGTGTTGTACAAAATGGTCCAAGGCCTGAACAACAAGGAAATGGCCCGGGAACTGGACATCAGTGTGCGCACCGTGGAAACCCATCGCCTGAGCATCCGGCGCAAACTCAACATTGATAAACCGGCGGCGCTGGTGAAGTATGCGATCGATCACGGGATCATTTCGCGCTAG
- a CDS encoding SMI1/KNR4 family protein, whose amino-acid sequence MKDFSLMHSGMQLKSADISRLEKDIGFSLPNSFKALYFVSNGGVPNRSWVITDDGYDPMQVADFKNVYSDGAGNPDDTQFIGGCYKLMCERQVIPHTLLPFAVDDGGNFFCLDLLSGAVMFYAVDTFRSDVSMAANQVAAQKIIATSFEGFIEGLEYESGL is encoded by the coding sequence ATGAAAGATTTTTCTCTGATGCATTCTGGTATGCAGTTGAAGTCTGCAGATATTTCTCGGCTTGAAAAAGATATTGGCTTTAGTTTGCCGAATTCATTTAAAGCTCTTTACTTTGTAAGTAATGGTGGTGTTCCTAATCGCAGTTGGGTTATCACGGACGATGGTTACGATCCGATGCAGGTTGCTGACTTTAAAAATGTATATTCGGATGGGGCGGGAAATCCGGATGACACACAGTTCATTGGTGGGTGCTACAAGCTTATGTGTGAGCGCCAAGTAATTCCTCATACGCTACTTCCGTTTGCGGTCGATGATGGAGGTAATTTCTTTTGTTTGGATTTGTTGAGTGGTGCCGTCATGTTTTACGCGGTTGATACTTTTCGTTCCGATGTAAGCATGGCTGCGAATCAAGTTGCTGCACAAAAAATAATCGCGACATCTTTCGAAGGTTTTATTGAGGGACTGGAGTATGAGTCTGGTCTGTAG
- a CDS encoding HNH endonuclease, which yields MNKPNMASSPAGLTWHHHEDVGVLKLVDRADHSSSHGVYHPTGKGRRDIWGAERTGAKVNLTEKLGNH from the coding sequence ATGAACAAACCAAATATGGCAAGTAGCCCAGCAGGGCTGACTTGGCATCACCACGAAGATGTAGGGGTGTTAAAGCTGGTGGATAGAGCTGATCATTCTTCCAGTCATGGAGTGTACCACCCAACAGGTAAGGGGCGACGTGATATTTGGGGGGCGGAAAGGACGGGCGCAAAGGTAAACTTGACGGAAAAACTGGGCAATCACTGA
- a CDS encoding RHS repeat-associated core domain-containing protein: protein MGRFVAQDPIGIEVGFNLYQYAPSAINWIDPAGWMGSRLDNLYHSFDSIKVPSDLRYSSGGAQFNRANQSFIKKINKDASFRRDMLGRHPELDT, encoded by the coding sequence GTGGGGCGGTTTGTTGCGCAGGATCCGATAGGGATCGAGGTTGGATTCAACCTCTATCAATACGCGCCTAGCGCAATAAATTGGATCGATCCTGCCGGTTGGATGGGCTCGCGTCTGGATAATCTTTATCATTCTTTTGATAGTATTAAGGTGCCCTCCGATCTTCGGTATTCCAGTGGCGGTGCACAATTCAACCGAGCAAACCAAAGTTTTATTAAAAAAATTAACAAAGACGCCTCGTTTCGAAGGGATATGTTGGGTAGGCATCCAGAGCTAGATACCTGA
- a CDS encoding NTF2 fold immunity protein, producing MSGITTPRALLEEFFAEMKSWEQGFFEEKMSLVDSAQPTSECNEKYKKILEVLLRKYSIQNGKSWDRLYDPGCGDPTMYDPERDSIEELQQKESSASFIVTQAVGLEAVFRFTLVKDSNLWRIKKKDTYRSGKWQASVL from the coding sequence ATGAGTGGAATAACTACACCTCGCGCGCTGCTTGAAGAGTTTTTCGCCGAAATGAAGTCGTGGGAGCAGGGTTTTTTCGAAGAAAAGATGTCCTTGGTCGATAGCGCGCAGCCAACGTCGGAGTGCAATGAGAAGTATAAAAAAATACTTGAAGTGCTTTTACGCAAATATTCTATACAGAACGGAAAAAGTTGGGACCGATTATATGATCCAGGTTGCGGAGATCCTACAATGTACGACCCGGAGCGAGATAGCATTGAAGAGCTTCAACAAAAAGAAAGCTCAGCTTCTTTCATAGTAACGCAGGCTGTTGGGCTTGAGGCGGTTTTTAGATTTACGCTGGTAAAGGATTCTAATCTTTGGAGAATTAAAAAAAAGGACACATACAGATCTGGTAAGTGGCAGGCTTCAGTTCTTTAG